CAGTATCCGATTCAGATTAGGAAGCGGGATCCGCTCCGATGGAGGATCGAAGAAAATGGGCGTCAACCTGGCCGACATCATCAAGGCACGGGATGTTACATCGGAGGAACTGAGGGGCAAAACGGTGGCCATAGACGCCTACAATGCCATCTACCAGTTCCTATCGGTCATACGGCAGCCCGATGGAACGCCGCTCAAGGACAGCAGAGGGAGGATCACCTCCCACCTGTCCGGTCTGCTCAACCGGAACGCTAACCTTATTGAGATGGGTGTAAGGCCCGCATACGTTTTCGACGGGATACCTTCCGAGATGAAGAGCGGTACGATCCAGGACCGTCATGAACGAAGGGTCAAGGCCCAACAGGAATGGCAGACATCGATAGAAAAGGGAGAGACGGAGAAAGCATTCTCGAAGGCCACCCAATCGTCCCGGATCACGAACGAGATAGTCGCGTCCTCCCGGATACTGCTGACCCATCTCGGCATCCCGGTGGTCCAGGCGGCGGAGGAGGGAGAGGCTCAGGCAGCCTATATGGCGCAGAAGGGAGTGGTGTGGGCGGCCTCGTCGCAGGATTTCGACTCGCTGCTGTTCGGAGCGCCCCGGCTCCTGCGGAACCTGACCTTGGCAGGGAGGCGGAAGATGCCCGGGAGGAACGAGTACCGGGATGTTAAGATGGAGATCATCGATGCGGAGATGGCATTCAGGGAACTGGAGATATCCAGGGAGCAGCTGATCGACCTCTGCATCATGATGGGCACGGACTACAACGAAGGCATCAGCGGGATCGGGCCCAAGCGAGCACTGAAGCTGATCAAGGAACAAGGTGACTTCGTTAGAGCAATGGCCTCCATCGACAAGGTCTTCCCCGAGTACGAGAAGGTCAGGGACCTGTTCCTGGATTTCGAGAAGACGGACAACTATACGCTCGATTGGAAGGAACCGGACAGAACGAAGGTCGTTGAAATGCTGGTCGGTCAATATGATTTCTCGGAGCAGCGGGTCAACTCCGCATTGGACAAGATGGTCCCTAAACCGGTCAAAAAGGAGATAAAGAACCAGTCCAGCCTGGACATGTTCTAAGGCAGACCGGACCGGGATGATCGGGAAATGCCAAGCTGCCAGGAATAACTTTCATTTTCCGTATTAAGGCGAGAACATTAATATGATAACAGAATGATATAACGTTTCTCTCCGGATGCCGAGGTTACGACGCGCAGCTTCTGGACCATGTAGTTTATATTGTCTGGCGGCATCTGGGCGACGGAAGGGACGGCGATGATAAAGCAAGTCCAAGGCAGTTACAATCCAGCTAAACTAGAGAAAGCGGTCCGGGATTTCTGGGCCAAGACCGATGCGTACAAGAAGACGAAGGAGCTCCGCGCCAGCGGTCCTGATTATTACTTCGTCGATGGTCCTCCGTACACCACAGGTTACATCCACCTGGGCACGGCATGGAACAAGACCATCAAGGACACCATCATCCGGTTCAAGAGGATGCAGCGGTTCAACGTGACCGATACTCCTGGCTATGACATGCATGGTCTGCCGATCGAGGTCAAGGTGGAACAATCCATCGGCGTCAAGAACAAGAAGGAGATCGAGGAGTACGGCATCGACCGTTTCGTGGGGACCTGCAAGGAGTTCGCGTTGGGCTTC
The sequence above is drawn from the Methanomassiliicoccales archaeon genome and encodes:
- the fen gene encoding flap endonuclease-1 produces the protein MGVNLADIIKARDVTSEELRGKTVAIDAYNAIYQFLSVIRQPDGTPLKDSRGRITSHLSGLLNRNANLIEMGVRPAYVFDGIPSEMKSGTIQDRHERRVKAQQEWQTSIEKGETEKAFSKATQSSRITNEIVASSRILLTHLGIPVVQAAEEGEAQAAYMAQKGVVWAASSQDFDSLLFGAPRLLRNLTLAGRRKMPGRNEYRDVKMEIIDAEMAFRELEISREQLIDLCIMMGTDYNEGISGIGPKRALKLIKEQGDFVRAMASIDKVFPEYEKVRDLFLDFEKTDNYTLDWKEPDRTKVVEMLVGQYDFSEQRVNSALDKMVPKPVKKEIKNQSSLDMF